CGAGGCGCACCCGCGCATCCGCGTGGAGCGCGGCGAGATCGCCGAGCTTCCGGCGGGACCGGCCATCATCGCCACCGGGCCGCTCACCTCCGACGCGCTCTCCGCCTCCATCCGCCGCGCGTTGGGCGACGACGGGCTCGCCTTCTTCGACGCCATAGCGCCGGTCGTCTCGTCCGAGTCGCTGGACATGGAGACGCTCTTCGCCGCGTCGCGCTGGGGGAAGGGCGAGGGCGACGACTACCTCAACGCCCCCATGACGAAGGAGCAGTACGACACCTTTGTCGAGGCGCTGCGGACCGGCGAGGGGTACGAGGGGCACGATTGGGAGAACGTCCCCTACTTCGAAGGGTGCCTCCCCATCGAGGTGATGGCGACGCGCGGCCCCGAGACGCTCCGCTTCGGGCCGATGAAGCCGGTGGGGCTCCCCGTGCCGCAGTGGGATGGGAGGCGCGCGTGGGCCGTCGTGCAGCTTCGCCGTGAGGACCGCGCGGGGCAGATGTGGAACCTGGTCGGCTTCCAGACGCGCCTCAAGGTCGGCGAGCAGAAGCGGATCTTCCGCACCATTCCGGGGCTGGAGAACGCGGAGTTCCTGCGCTGGGGCTCCATCCACCGCAACACGTACCTCAACTTCCCCGCGCGCCTTACCGCGCACGGCTCGCTCCCGGACCGGCACGACCTGCTCTTCGCGGGCCAGATCACCGGCGTCGAGGGGTACACGGAGTCCACCGCGGTGGGCATCCTCGCGGCGGCCAACCTGGACCGCATCGTCCGCGGGCTGGAGCCGGTGCTGCCGCCGGCCACGACCATGCTGGGCGGGCTGATGAGATACCTGCGCGAATCCGAGCCGCGCCACTTCCAGCCGATGAACTCCAACTTCGGCCTGGTGGACCCGCTGGAGGAGCCGGTGCGGAAGAAGGAGGAAAAGCGCGAGAAGCTGGTCGCCCGCGCCCGCGCCGACTTCGCCGCCT
The sequence above is drawn from the Longimicrobium sp. genome and encodes:
- the trmFO gene encoding methylenetetrahydrofolate--tRNA-(uracil(54)-C(5))-methyltransferase (FADH(2)-oxidizing) TrmFO, with the protein product MAEVTVVGGGLSGSEAAYQLAERGHDVTLCEMRPVRGTPAHQTHDLAEIVCSNTFKSEDPANAHGLLKLEMEALSAGGCLLLATARASRIPGGTALTVDRREFSARMTAAIEAHPRIRVERGEIAELPAGPAIIATGPLTSDALSASIRRALGDDGLAFFDAIAPVVSSESLDMETLFAASRWGKGEGDDYLNAPMTKEQYDTFVEALRTGEGYEGHDWENVPYFEGCLPIEVMATRGPETLRFGPMKPVGLPVPQWDGRRAWAVVQLRREDRAGQMWNLVGFQTRLKVGEQKRIFRTIPGLENAEFLRWGSIHRNTYLNFPARLTAHGSLPDRHDLLFAGQITGVEGYTESTAVGILAAANLDRIVRGLEPVLPPATTMLGGLMRYLRESEPRHFQPMNSNFGLVDPLEEPVRKKEEKREKLVARARADFAAWIRQHELVPEPAAA